The Pigmentiphaga aceris DNA segment GCGTTGTGGCTGGCTGGCCCCTTGCTGATCGGCATGGGCAACTTCAACCTGGTGATCTTCTTCGTGCTGCTGATTGGCGCGGGGATCGCCGTGGGCATCCCGATCGCATTCGCGTTCGGGGTGGCGACGATGGCCTATATCGAAATCATCACGCACGCGCCGATGCTCATCGTCGTGACGCGGATGGATGAAGGCATGTCGCACATCGTGTTGCTGGCGGTGCCGCTGTTCATCATGCTGGGTGCCTTGCTGCAATTGAGCGGCCTGGCACGCACGCTGATCGACTTCATGGCCTCGCTGCTGGGCCACGTGCGTGGTGGTCTGCAATACGTGTTGTTGGGTGCGATGTTCCTGGTGTCCGGCATTTCCGGTTCCAAGGTGGCCGACATGGCTGCCGTGGCGCCGGCGCTGTTCCCTGAGATGAAGAAGCGCGGCCAGAAGCCCGAAGAGCTGGCCGCGTTGCTGTCGACGACCGGTGCGATGACCGAAACGATTCCGCCTAGCCTGGTGTTGATCACCATTGGCGCGGTGTGCAGCGTCTCGATCACCTCGCTGTTCATCGGCGGCCTGATGCCCGCCGTGGTCTGCACGATCGCCATCGGTATCGTCTGCTGGTTCCGTGCTCGCAAGGAAAACCTGCCCACGCAAGTGCGCGCCCCGATGGCCGTGGTGGTCAAGACCCTGCTGATCGCGATGCCCGCGCTGATTCTGCCGGTGCTGATCCGCCTGTCGGTGATCGAAGGTGTAGCAACGGCAACCGAGGTGTCCACCATCGGTATCGCCTACACCATCGTGGTCGGCCTGATCATGCACATCTTCCAGCGTCACATCGACTTCCGTCGTGTGTACCCGATGCTGGTCGATACGGCGGCGCTGTCCGGTTCCATTTTGCTGATCATCGGCATGGCAACTGCCATGGCCTGGGCGCTGACGCAGTCTGGCTTCTCGGCCAAGCTGGTGTCGACCATGATCCAGATCTCTGGCGGCCCCTTCGGCTTCCTGCTGATCACGATCGTGCTGTTCGCCATCCTGGGTAGTGTGCTGGAAGGCATCCCGGCAATCGTGCTGTTCGGACCGCTGTTGTTCCCGGTTGCTCGTGCGCTGGGTATCGACGACGTGCACTACTCGATGGTCGTGATTCTGGCCATGGGTCTGGGTCTGTTCGCACCGCCGCTCGGGGTTGGTTTCTATGCAGCTTGCGCCATCAGCAAGGTGTCGCCAGACCAGGTGTTCCACCGGGTGTGGGGTTACCTCGGCGTGCTGTTGATTGCATTGCTGATCGTTGCAGCGGTGCCGTGGATTTCCACCGGCTTCCTCTGATTCCGATCGTTCCATGATTTAACGCGTGTCCTTCCGGGCGCAGGGTCCTGACCTTGCGCCCGGTTGCCATCGGCCGTCCCGAGCCAGGCAAGGCGACGCTTAGTGCAAGGCTAAACAAGGCTACAAACATGAATTCTCCTGCCACGAACTCCTCTTCATTTTCTGAGCCCACTTCCCAGCAACGTGTCGCATTGGTGACGGGCGGCGCTGTCGGCCTGGGTGCCGCGATTTCCAAGCGTCTGGCGCGTGACGGTTTCACTGTGCTGGTGGCTGACATTGATGACAAGGCTGCGGATGCAACGGCGGCCGAGATCATTGCTGCGCAGGGACAGGCTTCGTCGCTGCATATGGACGTGGGGTCGGCGGAGTCGATCGCTGAGGCGTTTGCCGAGATCACCGAGCGTTATGGCCGTTGCGATGTGCTGGTGAACAATGCGGGCATTTCGAACATTACGGCGTTCCTGGATGTTGATCTGGATCGCTGGAACCGTACGATGCAGATCAATGTGACGGGTACCCTGTTGTGCTCGCAGCATGCGGCGCGTTTGATGCGTACGCGTAGCTGGGGTCGCATCATCAATATTTCGTCGATCAGTGGCATTCGTGCGGGTGCGGGTCGTACATCGTATGGGACGTCGAAGGCGGCGGCGATTGGTCTGACGAAGCAGATGGCGATTGAGTTGGCTCAGTATGGGATTACGGCGAACAGTGTGGCGCCGGGTCCGGTGGATACGCCGATGACGCGTGAGTTGCATTCGGACAAGACGCGTGAGAGCTATGTGCGCGGTATTCCGGCGAAGCGTTATGCGACGCCTGAGGAGATCGCGGGTGCGGTGGCGTATTTCACGACGGATGATGCGGCTTATGTGAATGGCCACGTGCTGCCGGTGGATGGCGGTTTCGTTGCTGCGGGCTTGCTGGAAATCTGATCGTCGGTTTTTGACGATTTGGCCTGGGGCGGATTCGAGAGAGTCCGCTTTTTTTTATGGGGTGGTGTGTACGTGTTTTTGCCAGTCGGGCGTAGCTCGGAATCGGTTTGTCTCTGGTTGGCAGATTGCTATTATTTGTATCGGTGTGTCGTGCTTTAGTCAGTCGTGGGTGGCGGGGGCGCGTCGCCTGCCCCGCTGGACCTACGCGTCGGGTCTCCCGCCCTCCACGTCGTCCAGAAGGGCATGCGCCACGCCCCCGCCACCCACGCCTTCAAAGCGGCTTGGTTAAAAGCAGATCCCGCCTTTGGGCGATCTGCAATTTTCTTGCTGCTTGGTGCTGGATGCGGTTCTCGGCATTCTGTGGCCACCATTCTTGAGCACCATGCGGCTGGCCCTGGGGA contains these protein-coding regions:
- a CDS encoding TRAP transporter large permease subunit, coding for MHLDSDFPVIERGGLVRGFVTFNDAVVRLVGFITVILLVVETTILLSGVISRYVLHAPLTWSDELASILFIWLTMLGSVIALNRGEHMRLTALIGRLTPAKRVWCETLGLLLILLFLVMVLMPAVEHAEEQMFITTPSLEIPDGLRAAAMPVGVALMLMSAVAQLARRSTIKDLASCLVVAVLIGGALWLAGPLLIGMGNFNLVIFFVLLIGAGIAVGIPIAFAFGVATMAYIEIITHAPMLIVVTRMDEGMSHIVLLAVPLFIMLGALLQLSGLARTLIDFMASLLGHVRGGLQYVLLGAMFLVSGISGSKVADMAAVAPALFPEMKKRGQKPEELAALLSTTGAMTETIPPSLVLITIGAVCSVSITSLFIGGLMPAVVCTIAIGIVCWFRARKENLPTQVRAPMAVVVKTLLIAMPALILPVLIRLSVIEGVATATEVSTIGIAYTIVVGLIMHIFQRHIDFRRVYPMLVDTAALSGSILLIIGMATAMAWALTQSGFSAKLVSTMIQISGGPFGFLLITIVLFAILGSVLEGIPAIVLFGPLLFPVARALGIDDVHYSMVVILAMGLGLFAPPLGVGFYAACAISKVSPDQVFHRVWGYLGVLLIALLIVAAVPWISTGFL
- a CDS encoding SDR family NAD(P)-dependent oxidoreductase, translating into MNSPATNSSSFSEPTSQQRVALVTGGAVGLGAAISKRLARDGFTVLVADIDDKAADATAAEIIAAQGQASSLHMDVGSAESIAEAFAEITERYGRCDVLVNNAGISNITAFLDVDLDRWNRTMQINVTGTLLCSQHAARLMRTRSWGRIINISSISGIRAGAGRTSYGTSKAAAIGLTKQMAIELAQYGITANSVAPGPVDTPMTRELHSDKTRESYVRGIPAKRYATPEEIAGAVAYFTTDDAAYVNGHVLPVDGGFVAAGLLEI